A portion of the Permianibacter fluminis genome contains these proteins:
- the pspF gene encoding phage shock protein operon transcriptional activator → MAERAQAHNLIGESAVFLEMLEHISLVAPLAKPVLVIGERGTGKELVAARLHYLSRRWDQPFLKLNCAAINENLLETELFGHEAGSFTGAAKRHLGRFELADGGSFFLDELANTSARVQEKLLRVIEYGEFERVGGNQSIKANVRLIAATNEDLPALAQQGRFRYDLLDRLAFDVITLPPLRVRPDDILKLAQHFAVAMTKELGRDYFAGFSKAAEQQLLDYSWPGNVRELKNVVERNVYRCAPDRMVSKMDFDPFTSPWRPRLTPPAAMTTGNSPAPSTSDGTALPLDFKQVTEQHEIGLIKRALQQGQFNQKKAAELLGLTYHQLRGYLKKYQLLKDEG, encoded by the coding sequence ATGGCGGAGCGTGCGCAGGCGCACAACCTGATCGGCGAATCAGCCGTGTTCCTGGAAATGCTGGAACACATTTCGCTGGTCGCGCCGCTGGCCAAACCGGTGCTGGTGATTGGCGAGCGCGGCACCGGCAAGGAGCTGGTGGCGGCGCGTCTGCATTATCTGTCCCGTCGCTGGGATCAGCCCTTCCTCAAACTCAATTGCGCCGCCATCAACGAAAACCTGCTGGAAACCGAATTGTTCGGTCACGAAGCCGGCTCGTTTACCGGCGCCGCCAAGCGCCATCTCGGCCGCTTTGAATTGGCCGACGGCGGCAGCTTTTTTCTGGATGAACTGGCCAACACCTCGGCCCGGGTCCAGGAAAAGCTGCTGCGCGTCATCGAGTACGGTGAATTCGAACGGGTGGGCGGCAACCAGTCCATCAAGGCCAATGTCCGTTTGATCGCCGCGACCAACGAAGATTTGCCAGCACTGGCCCAGCAGGGCCGGTTCCGCTACGACCTGCTGGACCGTCTGGCGTTTGACGTCATCACCTTGCCGCCACTTCGGGTGCGCCCGGACGACATTCTGAAACTCGCCCAGCATTTCGCCGTTGCCATGACCAAGGAGCTCGGTCGCGATTATTTTGCCGGCTTCAGCAAAGCGGCTGAGCAGCAGTTGCTGGATTACAGCTGGCCGGGCAATGTCCGCGAACTGAAGAACGTGGTCGAGCGCAATGTCTATCGCTGCGCGCCGGATCGCATGGTCAGCAAAATGGATTTCGATCCATTCACCTCGCCGTGGCGACCACGGCTGACACCGCCGGCGGCAATGACGACCGGCAACAGCCCGGCGCCGAGCACGAGTGATGGCACGGCGCTGCCATTGGACTTCAAACAGGTCACCGAACAACACGAGATCGGCTTGATAAAGCGAGCCTTGCAGCAAGGCCAGTTCAATCAGAAAAAAGCCGCCGAGCTGCTCGGACTGACCTATCATCAATTACGCGGCTATTTGAAAAAATACCAGCTGCTGAAGGATGAGGGCTGA
- the pspA gene encoding phage shock protein PspA → MGIFSRFSDIVGSNLNSLLERSNDPQKTIRLIIQEMEDTLVEVRTTSARTIAERKELERRLQRGRDDVLDWEQKAELALRKGREDLAKAALMERARVEDSLNEWRQRLPLYDETLTRLTTEIGQLQDKLDDARARQAGLTTRHQAVDSRWKIRRQLDQEPVTQENFTAYEREVDQKEAHLEAHDLGRRKTLAEEIEELAAKDRIDQQLAALKARMAGETKES, encoded by the coding sequence ATGGGGATTTTTTCCCGCTTCAGCGACATTGTTGGCAGCAACCTGAACAGTTTGCTCGAGCGGTCCAACGATCCGCAGAAGACCATCCGCCTGATCATTCAGGAGATGGAGGACACCTTGGTCGAGGTGCGAACCACATCGGCGCGGACCATTGCCGAGCGCAAGGAACTCGAGCGCCGGTTGCAGCGCGGTCGCGATGACGTGCTCGACTGGGAACAGAAAGCCGAACTGGCGCTGCGCAAGGGCCGCGAAGATCTGGCCAAGGCCGCACTGATGGAGCGAGCTCGCGTCGAAGACAGCCTGAACGAGTGGCGCCAGCGCTTGCCGCTGTACGACGAAACGCTGACCCGCCTGACCACCGAAATTGGTCAGCTGCAGGACAAACTCGACGATGCCCGCGCTCGCCAGGCGGGCCTGACCACGCGGCATCAGGCGGTCGATTCGCGCTGGAAAATTCGCCGTCAGCTCGATCAGGAGCCGGTGACGCAGGAAAATTTCACCGCTTACGAACGCGAAGTCGACCAGAAAGAAGCGCATCTGGAAGCCCATGATTTGGGCCGTCGCAAAACCCTGGCCGAAGAAATCGAAGAGCTGGCCGCGAAAGATCGCATCGATCAACAGCTGGCCGCGTTGAAAGCGCGCATGGCTGGCGAAACCAAAGAGTCCTGA
- the pspB gene encoding envelope stress response membrane protein PspB: protein MEEFFGVALVVLFGTLFGLVVPLWLILHYWSKRRAPVEPSFDEQARLQRLSQIAERLQQRVSALEAILDAQSPGWRDSHADASPLRDTGNRGGHGR from the coding sequence ATGGAAGAATTTTTCGGAGTCGCTCTGGTCGTGCTGTTCGGCACCCTGTTTGGACTGGTGGTGCCGCTGTGGCTGATCTTGCATTACTGGAGCAAGCGGCGGGCACCGGTTGAACCGAGCTTCGATGAACAGGCGCGGTTGCAGCGGCTGAGCCAGATCGCTGAACGTCTGCAGCAACGGGTCAGTGCGCTGGAGGCCATTCTGGATGCGCAATCTCCCGGCTGGCGCGACAGCCATGCCGATGCGTCGCCCCTGCGGGACACCGGCAACCGAGGTGGTCATGGCCGCTAA
- a CDS encoding PspC domain-containing protein, producing MAANRPRELYRDPAHGKVAGVCAGIGQYFGWPVWPIRFAVVLLAVFTQVFPLVAAYLIAWFILDPVSKFDAPGLRGQVDGWVMQTKRRWDEGSTEPVRPPTDREPQASAGEAAAPSEAQQTARHQPTRPQTVPSAPSTLVGLEFYFGELERQVQAMERHVTEPAFVLRQQFKSL from the coding sequence ATGGCCGCTAACCGTCCGCGCGAACTGTATCGCGATCCGGCCCATGGCAAAGTCGCCGGGGTCTGCGCCGGCATTGGCCAGTATTTCGGCTGGCCGGTCTGGCCGATTCGTTTTGCGGTTGTGTTATTGGCAGTGTTCACTCAGGTGTTTCCGCTGGTGGCCGCTTATCTGATTGCCTGGTTCATCCTCGACCCGGTCAGCAAGTTCGATGCCCCGGGGTTGCGCGGTCAGGTCGACGGCTGGGTCATGCAGACCAAGCGGCGCTGGGACGAGGGCAGTACCGAACCGGTTCGGCCGCCGACTGACCGCGAGCCACAGGCGTCAGCTGGCGAAGCCGCGGCGCCGTCTGAGGCACAACAAACTGCCCGGCACCAGCCAACCCGGCCCCAAACCGTCCCAAGCGCGCCCAGCACGCTCGTCGGGCTGGAGTTCTACTTTGGCGAGTTGGAGCGTCAGGTTCAGGCCATGGAGCGCCATGTTACCGAGCCGGCCTTTGTGTTGAGACAGCAGTTCAAGTCACTGTAA